The DNA window ttaaggtatttaATAAAGtctattgtaattttaaatgtaaaatggtGTAGTTTAGTGGTTCAACATACAAACTTAAATTTCATATGGTTATGGGTTCAAACTTCACcaagaacattttttttatcaattttttaaacttgaccTATCGACTTTTTTCTACTGAGGGCTGGGGCAGCCCAAACCTTGGGGCCGACTCTGACTGTAGATCCATTCatctttatacatttattttctttataccTAATATTTGTCAACAAGTGCAAAATCATTATTCACTTTTTTCTACCGAGGGCTGGGGCAGCCCAAACCTTGGGGCCGACTGTGACTGTAGATCCATTCATCTTTATACATTTATCTTCTTTATACCTAATATTTGTCAACAAGTGCAAAATCATTATTAACTGGATGGTTATTTTGTATGTACGCATTTCTTCTGATGATAATAATCAATTGATTTACTAATGAACTGTAGATCCATTCATCTTTATACATTTATCATCTTTATACCTAATATTTGTCAACAAGTGTAAAATCATTATTAACTAGATGGTTTTTTTGTATGTACGCATTTCTTCTGATGATATTAATCAATTGATTTTACTAATGAACTGTAAATCCATTCATCTTTATACATTTATCTTCTTTATACCTAATATTTGTCAACAAGTGCAAAATCATTATTAACTGGATGGTTTTTTTGTATGTACgcatttattttgatgatagtAATCAATTGATTTTACTAATGAACTGTAGATACATTCATCTTTATACATTTATCTAATTTTCATTTGTAGGTTATATTTTTGTGTATGTGTGTTTGTGACATGGCTCTAGCTTCTCATCCATTGGCCTTTGCTTTTGGCATCATCGGtaagtattttaatttgtcttaaatattgttgtgattttttaaaactaattaattaataataatgctgtgctttttttcttttctttttttaaggtAATATTATATCTGTTATGGTCTTTCTCTCCCCCATGTAAGTAGTTATATCATTTCTTAATTTTgcaaacctttttttttaaatatcaaaagtttgtttgatataataataataatatgtctTTTATGTTGAATGTGTATTGAAATTGTTTTCAACCACACTTTTCTTACTATTAGAAATAGAAAGTCTACGCAAGGGTTCCAAGTGGCCCCTTACGTCGTAGGACTGATTAGTGCCATGCTAATATTGTATTACGCGTGGCTAAAGGTCGACGACGTAATACTTTTGATTACGATTAACGCATTTGGATGTTTGGTGGAGTCGATCTACATCGGCATCTACATATTTTATGCACCCAGAAAggtattatttaagttaatgacgtttcataaaaattgtttataaaatgtTTGTTGAATACTTTCTGTGCAGGTCACCTCTGTGGGATGTGTTATAGGGACTTTGAGAGGATTTTGGGTTATTGTTATGCTAACACAAGTTCTGGTAAAAGAACACTTCTTTCAACTGAGAGTTGTTGGGTGGATATGCTTAGGCTTTTCCGTTTGCCTTTTTGCATCACCCCTTCTTATCCTGATAATATATGATTATCATTCatatgttctttttttttaatatatgttataattttaaatctcaacaatctttattattatattttatttacagaAACAGGTGATACAGACGGGCAGCGTGGAGTTTATGCCCCTCACCTTGACTCTTACACTCACCTCGGTAAGTATGGACTATTTATGAAGAATGTCGTTTGGTTTTTTTATGGACTATTTATGAAGAATGTTATCATCTCAGTAAGTAGCTTAATTAACTtagtcatttatatatatatatatatatatatatatatatatatatatatatatatatatatatatatatatatatatatatatatatatatatatatatatatatatatatatatatatatatatatatatatatgactaactcatgatttgatttttttatttttagttccCAAATATTTTGGGGGTAGTATTTGGGATTATTCAGATGATAGTTTATTGGATATATAGGTCTGTCTCGTCCAATAATGCTACTGCTGCTGGAGGAGTTGGATCGGTAAATTTACCCGTGGTTGTAGGGGATAATATTGAAGAGTTAGTATAATTTCCTATTTTATTTTCTGAACGGATCATTGTAGTTGTTAAGAATGATCTGAACTAAtgttatattatgatattattcCACTgcattattttgagtttggttgagTTTCACTGTAATACCTAACATGTATATTTATGGTACGTTTTCATTTTTCCCCCTTTTCCAATATGTCAACAAAATGTAGATTGAAGAACACTGGTATGTGTAAAAAAGTTTGTAACCGTATGTACCTAGAGGTTTAGGATTTGTAGAAGAAATATACCGCCTACGCCTTAGACAGATTAACCAGATTTCATTCattattactatttataaaCTACTAACCCATATAACCCCCTTCCATTCACTAACTAACTGTCACATTTTGTTGTTCTTGGTCTGAAAATATTATAGGTGATTGGTTTGGCATCAATCCCGGCAAAGAGGTAATACAAGTTAATATTGTTGGGAATATATTCTTGTCTTGTTTTTCCATCAcaacatatttaatattgttgaaAAAACAATACAAAGATATACAAACAATTGAATTCTGAAAAGATTGAAGTTTGTATCACAaacattttacatttaaataaaataataacatgatCAATTCAACCTCAAAGATTATGCAATaccaacaaaacaaaataaataattgcaaAAAGCTTGGTCTTTAATTGTATTGTTATTCAATAAATAGCATTTGACTATTTATACAGAAAATCAGCTTAAAAATTCATATAGAACCCACCAACAATAGTTAAACAAGAAAGATAACTAAATAAGATTACAATCTATAACCAAATGTGAAACAAAAACAGTTCCAAATATAGCTGTTAACAACATATCAAGATATTAATCTAACGGTTAAGTCTACAGATCAGCCGATCACTTCTCTTCTccatcatcgtcgtcatcatcttcatcatcatccttCTCGTCTGCGGAATTGGATTCTCCTTGATCAtcaccttcttcttcatcgtctgTCATATTGTTTATGACTTCAGTGATTATCTCCTTCACCCCGGCTTTTCTATGCAAAAGATCTAGCTCAAAATGTTTGCCTGTCAATAAACATGTGTTATTTATGTCAAAAGGGTGTGAAGGGTGTGTTAAACTAACTAAAAACAACTCAAGCATGAAACTAACCTAGTAATTTGATAATATCTGCGACTGCCAGAGTTGCCTGCAAAATGAACAAAGACATGGCCATGTCAGTTCATTCAGGTTGCCATGTATAATATAATTGCCGCATAACCAAATGCAACTTTAAAAGAACATGGCCATGTCAGTTGCTAAATAATCTTTACAGAATTCTGACTTTTAAAATTGTAGAGAACAAACCTTGGAAGGCCTCTCACGAGATCTCTTTTCCACCCTTGCCTTTCGCTTTTTGCTTCTCTGTGTATGTAAAGTAGCATGATAAggtaaaatgaaaaagaaaatcatgAACACTGAAAAGGGCAAACGTATATCTAAAAAATCAAGCCACAAAAAATTTAACCTGCTCTTTTTCAGCAAGCAAGGTATCAGTGGTATCTTCTGGAGCTTCcaaaaattccaacaattttATTGAAAGTTCCTCCTGAAAATATCAGTCAAATGAAAGAAAAGATTAATCCATTATCCCAGTAAGCATGTACAATCATCATCTAATAACACTTACCTTCTTAGTGGAAGTCTTATTAACTGGAATGTTAAGAACATCGCAGAAATCCAATAGCTTCTCCTTAATACATTTGTCAAGTTTATCCTTAATCTTACCCTTTTGCTTTTCCTGTTGAAAACTTAATTAGTAAAGAGTGCCAAGGGTTCCAACACTAGTTTGACtggtaaatataatataacatcaTAATCTAAACCTGTTGCATGCATATTCAGGTTGCAAAAGAGACAACAAAAAGAATAATTGCAGATAAGTAAAAACAAGTCTTTCAATGTTGAGCAATGTACCTCGTTCTCAATCCACACATAGCCAGAAAAGTTGCCAATGTTTTTCTTTAATGTGTGTATCTGcaaacaacaaacaaaacaaaggtACTCTTATAATACAATCTAGCACATGAAAATGGATTATGTAAGCATTCCTGATCCATCAAGTCAAATCAGGagataaaaaatacaaatatagaTTTAGACACTgcttaaatcattaataaagaaggcacaataaaaaacaaatagacaaaCTAAGAAGTATTACCTTTGTTTTCTTTCCAAACAGGTTTGAGTGAAGAACCTGCAAATTGTCATCAGGCTTTCTCTTTGATAACTTGTAAGCCACaggaaaattcaaatttttagatCTTAGTGACAAAAAAATACCACCAGAATgctaaaaaatatcattattaagGCAACAAGCAAGCAGAATTTTATGTATTATCTTATTTTCCAGCTTTGTCACTGAtgataagtttaaaaataacagAGGCACATATGAAATCTACTTCAGAACAAAACTGCAAATAACCCCTAAATGCCCAGTATAACATCATTAACAGAGTTTCAGGATTAAATGTCGAATCATGGTTCGAGACCGGTGCCATTTGCAAGGTATGTGAATCAGCTTCTCAACTCAACTTGAATCACCCAAAACCATCAACCATAACTCATGTTACGTATTTTTAAGTGAAAGGATGTTCAGATtaaatctctcaagaacaccTTTCATTTATGACGATCTTTCACCTAGATCGAGGAAACCAATGGGAAATTGGGATGAACACGATGAAAGGGAACCCATTTCTATTTTCAAAACATCCGAGATCATCGAATTCCATCTAGTATTGGAGTCATAATGAATTTATGAAGCTTATGGACTCATTGGCAATTTGAGAGGATTCCAAAGGTGGAAATTactcattttcttttcaaataatccccattttcaaataatctaatttttcaACTTCAGAAGACCGGTCAACCACTTCATCCATTAGGTTGACTTGTGTTTGACCCGCCTTTGACCCGGGTTGACTCGTCGATTGACGAGTTGACTCGGGTTCGCCTCGTTCTTTTGTTTTCTCCTCTTTTGAGCACAAATTTgtaaacaacaatattatactcaaaattcaagatttttcgTGCCGGTTATTCTAAAGGTATGAAGGGACTCGGGACTTGAGAATTTTTGAAACTTGTCATTTGGATCATcgttttttaggtttttttgggtcggtttttaaaatattttttttagatatctaAGGTGTAAAAATGGGGTGTCTACACTAATGAAACACTTTATTATCGAAAATATGTATTTGTCTTGATTATCACACTTTACAAAATTGGTCATTGAAAACAAACATCATAATTAGTTAAGATATAAGTAACTCAATGTCATTCACATATTAAAAACAACCATACTCCTATATTTGACTTCAATCCATGacacaatattttgtttttaattttccaAGAGATTAGGGAATCACCACCTAAACTAGTAAGAGATTACCGTGAGTCTAAACATGAAGCACAATCAACATCACAATAAATCTGTAATTTTATAGAACTAaaatcacaataaaaaaaaatcaaagaataaAGTACTTTTAAGACATTTTACCAATCTAAGAGTTACTTCCCATTTAGATAATGATGGAGTATGCATGGTCTAGTAAAACCaaggtatatatttattaatcattatattatgtatttaatcaTGTATTGTAACCCCCACGTACTCATCAAGTAAAACAGCTAAAACATATAattctatctatcttttatttctttcttggtatcagagcatctcTTGGACTACTCTTTTCTTTGTTCGATCCTATGactgattcaaacaaaaatcagtTGTTTCCTAACTTTCTTCAATCGATCTCTGTTAAACTTGATCAGCACAACTTTGTAATCTGGAAAAATCAAGTTATACTAGTTCTTAAAGGCAACCGTCTTTTCTGATTTGTTACTGAATCCCACCCAGCCTCCTGTGCAACGATTACTTCTGTACAGGACGATGAAGCTGTTGTTGACGATGACGAAGAGAAACCCACTGTCGTCGCAAATCCTGAGTTTGAAGCATGGGAGGAGAAAGATCAGTGAATCATAAGTTGGCTTCTCTCTACCTAATTAGATTCCAATCTTGCTCAAGTTGTTGGCGACGCATGTGAGACCTCTTCGCGTCTTTGGGCTACACTTGAAAGAATGTTCGCAACACAATCTAGAGCTCGTTTGGTTCATTTGCGACTACAACTCTAGACTCAGAAGAAAGGTAATAAATCAATGAATGGATACCttcaatatataaaatctaTAGCAGATTCGCTTGCAACAATTGGTGAGAGAGTTTCTGAACTCGATTTGTTCACTCATACCTTGAGTGGTTTTGGACCAGAATACGAGGCCTTAGTGGTTGCTGTAACCACCCGTTTCGAACCGGTAAGTGTCGAGGAACTCACTGGACTCCTACTCAACCACGAACAACGGCTAGAACTGGCACATTCTGTTGCCAACAATGCCTCGGCCAATCTTGCTTTCGGATGACATAGAGGAGGTGGAAGAAACTCTCGCGGGAATCCATCACCGCGGGGAAGGGGATCAAATTCAGGACCCTCTAAATATTATATGGCTAAAAATTCTTATGCCAATGTACCTATTCCGAGTCCGGTGGATGCTGGAGCGGGACGCCTTTATATAGGTCcaacaataacataaataataattcgagTCGAGCTGGATCGAATTATGGGCCCAATAATCTTCAATTTGGAAACAGTTTATTTTCTCGTGACGGGAACCGCCGTAGAAATAATAATGGTGGTAATCAACGTCCGAAATGTACCAATTGTGATCAATTTGGACATTCATCAGATAATTGTCGCTCTCACCAACAATGTCAACTTTGTTATGGTATTGGACATCTTATCAATACTTTTCGGCGTAGGTTTGATCATAACTTTTAACCTTCGGCTCCGCCTGCAGCTATGATGGCCAACCCATCAGTGATCTCAGATTTTGCTTCGTATCCAGACTCG is part of the Impatiens glandulifera chromosome 1, dImpGla2.1, whole genome shotgun sequence genome and encodes:
- the LOC124913118 gene encoding bidirectional sugar transporter N3-like — encoded protein: MALASHPLAFAFGIIGNIISVMVFLSPINRKSTQGFQVAPYVVGLISAMLILYYAWLKVDDVILLITINAFGCLVESIYIGIYIFYAPRKVTSVGCVIGTLRGFWVIVMLTQVLKQVIQTGSVEFMPLTLTLTLTSMIVYWIYRSVSSNNATAAGGVGSVNLPVVVGDNIEELV